In the genome of Populus alba chromosome 11, ASM523922v2, whole genome shotgun sequence, one region contains:
- the LOC118054777 gene encoding xyloglucan endotransglucosylase protein 1, which yields MEIYVFSVLVFLLSLIMASFMAASAGNFNQEVDLTWGGDRAKILSGGNVLSLTLDKVCGSGFQSKSEYLFGRIDMQIKLVGGNSAGSVTAYYLSSEGPYHDEIDFEFLGNLSGEPYTVHTNVYTQGKGDREQQFHLWFDPTKDFHLYSVVWNHQRIIFLVDDTPIRVYENQESIGVPFPKNQPMKLYSSLWNADQWATRGGLVKADWTKAPFTAYYRNFKANACLWSSGSSSCSLKTTSSITNNAWQTQGLDSTGRRSLRWVQKYYMIYNYCTDYKRFPMGRPRECRLSKHF from the exons AtggaaatttatgttttttcggTACTAGTGTTCTTGCTTTCTCTTATTATGGCTTCTTTCATGGCTGCTTCAGCTGGTAATTTCAATCAAGAAGTTGACCTAACATGGGGTGGTGATCGTGCTAAGATACTCAGTGGAGGAAACGTTCTGTCTCTTACACTTGATAAGGTCTGTGGCTCTGGCTTTCAATCCAAGAGCGAGTATCTCTTCGGAAGGATAGATATGCAGATCAAGCTTGTTGGTGGTAACTCTGCTGGTTCTGTCACTGCTTACTAT TTATCCTCAGAAGGGCCATACCACgatgaaattgattttgagtTCTTAGGGAACCTTAGCGGAGAACCCTATACTGTTCACACTAATGTGTACACTCAAGGGAAAGGGGACAGGGAACAACAATTCCACCTTTGGTTTGATCCAACAAAAGATTTTCACTTGTATTCTGTTGTATGGAACCACCAACGTATCAT TTTCTTAGTGGATGACACGCCTATAAGAGTGTACGAAAATCAAGAATCCATTGGAGTTCCTTTCCCGAAGAACCAACCTATGAAGCTTTACTCCAGCCTATGGAATGCTGATCAATGGGCGACGAGAGGTGGACTAGTGAAAGCAGATTGGACTAAGGCACCTTTCACAGCATACTACAGGAATTTCAAAGCCAACGCGTGCTTATGGTCATCAGGATCGTCTTCTTGCTCATTAAAGACTACTAGCTCCATCACAAACAATGCTTGGCAGACTCAAGGTCTGGATTCGACTGGTCGTAGAAGCCTTAGATGGGtgcaaaaatattacatgaTTTACAATTATTGCACGGATTATAAGAGATTTCCTATGGGTCGCCCGCGTGAGTGCAGGCTTTCTAAGCATTTTTAG